ATGAAAGAATTCTGGCAGACCTGCGTCAGTCGTCTTGAGCAGGAACTCCCCCCCCAACAAATCAGCGCGTGGATACGACCGCTGGTCCCGCTTGCGTACGACGAAACGCAGGCGGTGCTGCGCGTTGCCGCGCCCAACCGCTTCAAGCTGGATTGGGTGCGCAAAAACTTTTCCCACCAGATCGAAGCGTTGGCCGCGGAGTGGTTCAAGCGACCGGTGCAGGTGCTGTTCGAGTTGCCTACGCAAGGGACCGCGCCGCGTATGCCGGTCGCGCCCGTGCGTGCCCAGCAGCCAGCCCAGCAACCGCACCCGTCCGCTGCGCCCCCTTCCGGCGCCGCGCCGCCCGTGACGGTCACCGTGACGACCGCCCCGCCCGCCCCCGCGACAACCGTCGCGGCGCAGGCCGTGAATGCGGACGCCGCCAACATCGTGTACGAGCGATCGCGCCTGAACACCGACCTCACGTTCGAGAACTTCGTGACCGGTAAGGCCAACCAGCTCGCGCGCGCGGCGGCGTTGCAGGTCGCGGAAAATCCCGGCACCTCGTACAACCCGTTGTTCCTGTATGGCGGCGTCGGCCTGGGCAAGACCCACCTGATCCACGCCATCGGCAACGCCATGGTTGCGGCGGGCACCGGGGTGCGCGTGCGCTATGTGCATGCTGACCAATACGTGTCCGACGTGGTCAAGGCCTACCAGCGCAAGGCGTTCGACGATTTCAAGCGTTACTACCATTCGCTCGATCTGCTGCTGATCGACGATATCCAGTTCTTCTCCGGCAAGAACCGCACGCAGGAAGAATTCTTCTATGCGTTCGAGGCGATGGTCGCGCAGCGCAAGCAGATCATCATCACCAGCGATACGTACCCCAAGGAACTGTCGGGCATCGACAGCCGCCTGATCTCGCGCTTTGACTCCGGCCTCACGGTGGCCATCGAGCCGCCGGAACTTGAAATGCGCGTGGCGATTCTGCTGCGCAAGGCCGAGTCCGAAGGCGTGCCCATGCCCGAGGAAGTGGCCTTCTTCATCGCCAAGCACCTGCGCAGCAACGTGCGCGAACTGGAAGGCGCGCTGCGCAAGGTCCTGGCCTACGCGCGCTTCCACGGCCGCGACGTGCTGACGGTGGATGTCTGCAAGGAAGCGCTGAAGGACCTGCTGTCGGTCTCCAACGGCCAGATCACCGTGGAAAACATCCAGAAGACGGTGGCGGACTTCTACAAGATCAAGGTCGCCGACATGTACTCGAAACGCCGGCCGGCCAATATCGCGTTGCCGCGCCAGGTAGCGATGTACCTGGCCAAGGAGCTGACCCAGAAAAGCCTGCCGGAAATCGGCGATTTATTCGGCGGCCGTGATCACACCACGGTGCTACACGCCGTTCGCAAGATTTCCGATGCCCGCGCCAAGCAAGCGGAGCTCAACCATACCCTGCACGTGTTGGAACAAACTCTAAAAGGATGAACATGCAACTCGTACAAACCACACGCGATGCATTGCTGAAACCGCTGTCGACTGTGGCGGGCATCGTCGAAAGACGCCATACCCTGCCCATTCTTGCGAACATCCTGATGCGCAAGGAAGGCAACAAGGTTGCCTTCATTGCGACCGACCTGGAAGTGCAGATCACGACGCACGCCGACTTTGGTGTCGGCCAGGACAACGAGTCCACCACGGTGGCCGCGCGCAAGCTGCTGGACATCCTGAAAGCCCTGCCCGATACCGGCGACGTGCGCCTGGCCCTGGCCAGCAACAAGCTGTCGGTGCAGTCCGCCAAGAGCCGCTTTGCGCTGCAGACGCTGGCCGCCAGCGAGTTCCCCACCGTGGCTCAGCCCGAGCAGTGGGACGTCTCGCTCACCATGCCGCAGCGCACCTTGCGCCACCTGTTCAACATGGTGCACTTCGCCATGGCCCAGCAGGACATCCGCTACTACCTGAACGGCATGCTGCTGGTGTTTGAACCGGGCCGTGTGCGTGCGGTTGCCACCGACGGCCACCGTCTGGCGCACTGCTCGACCGAAGCTGACGGCATCGCCGAGCGCCACGAAGTCATCGTGCCGCGCAAGACCGTGCTGGAAATGCAGCGCCTGCTGGAAGACTCCGACGAAACCGTCTCCATCGACGTGGCGCCGGGCCAGATCCGTTTCCGCTTTGGCGACGTCGAGCTGGTCTCCAAGCTGGTCGAAGGCAAGTTCCCCGATTTCACGCGTGTGATTCCCACGAACTACTCGCGCCACTTCCTGGTCGGCCGCGAAGCGCTCCAGGGCAGCCTGCAGCGCGCCGCCATCCTGACCACGGACAAGTTCAAGGGCGTGCGCCTGCAACTGGCGCAGAACCAGATGAAGATCTCGTCCTCGAACGCCGAGCAGGAAGAGGCACAGGAAGAAATCGACATCGACTACAGCCATGAAGCGCTGGACGTGGGTTTCAACGTGGGCTACCTGCTCGACGTGCTGGCCAACGTGAAGGTCGACAACATCCAGTGGTCGGTCATGCCCGATGCCAATGCGTCGGCGCTCATCACCCTGCCCGAAGACGACCAGTTCAAGTACGTCGTCATGCCGATGCGGATCTAGTCCGCACTCCCCCCGTGGGTTTGTGCCGCTTGCGGACCGGATGGTCCGCGGGCGGTCCGGCCGCCAGGCCGTTCTTTAAAGCGTTATCGATACAGACATGTCAGATCAGCAGAACACCACTCCCGAGACCAGCGGCTACGGCGCTGACTCGATCAAGATGCTCAAGGGGCTGGAGGCCGTGCGCAAGCGCCCCGGCATGTACATCGGCGACACGTCCGACGGCACCGGCCTGCACCACATGGTGTTTGAGGTCGTCGATAACGCCATCGACGAAGCCCTGGCCGGCTATTGCGACGACATCGTCGTCACGATCCATACCGACAACTCCATTTCCGTCACGGACAATGGCCGGGGTATCCCGACCGACATCCACAAGGACGACGAATTCCACCGCAGCGCGGCCGAAATCGTCATGACGGAACTGCACGCCGGCGGCAAGTTCGACCAGAACTCGTACAAGGTGTCCGGCGGCCTGCACGGCGTGGGCGTGTCGTGCGTGAACGCGCTGTCCGAATGGCTGCGGCTGACCATCCGCCGCAACGGCGAAGTGCACCAGATGGAATTCCGCCAGGGTGAGCGCGTGGCGCCCCTGGCCGTGACCGGCACGACCGACAAGCGCGGCACCGAAGTGCGCTTTTTGGCCGACCCGATCATCTTCAACAACATCGAATACCACTACGAGATCCTCTCCAAGCGCTTGCGCGAGCTCTCGTTCCTGAACAACGGCGTCAAGATCCGCCTGATCGACCAGCGTCAGGGCAAGGAAGAGAACTTCGCGTTCTCGGGCGGCGTGAAGGGCTTTGTTGAATACATCAACCGCGCCAAGACCGTGCTGCACCCGAACGTGTTCTCGGTCAGCACCGAGTCCGCGGCCGGCGGCGTGTCCGTGGGCGTTGAAGTGGCGATGCAGTGGAACGACAGCTACAGCGAAAGCGTGCTGTGCTTCACCAACAACATCCCGCAGCGCGACGGCGGTTCGCACCTGACCGGCCTGCGCGCCGCGATGACGCGCATCATCAACAAGTACATCACCGACAACGAACTGGCCAAGAAGGCCAAGGTCGAGACGTCCGGCGACGACATGCGCGAAGGCCTGGCCTGCGTGCTGTCCGTCAAAGTGCCCGAGCCCAAGTTCAGCAGCCAGACCAAGGACAAGCTGGTGTCCAGCGAAGTGCGTCCGGCCGTTGAAGAAGCCGTGGCCCGCACGCTGGAAACCTGGCTGCTCGAGCACCCGAACGACGCCAAGGCCCTGTGCAACAAGATCGTCGAAGCCGCCCGCGCCCGCGAAGCCGCGCGCAAGGCGCGCGAGATGACGCGCCGCAAGAGCGTGCTGGAAGGCGCCGGCCTGCCCGGCAAGCTGGCTGACTGCCAGGAAAAGGATCCCGCGCTGTGCGAGCTGTACATCGTCGAGGGTGACTCCGCAGGCGGCTCGGCCAAGCAGGGCCGCGATCGCAAGTTCCAGGCCATCCTGCCGCTGCGCGGCAAGGTGCTGAACGTCGAGAAGGCACGCTTTGACCGCCTGATCGCCAGCGAGCAGATCGCCACGCTGATCACGGCGCTGGGCACCAGCATCGGTCCCGACTTCAATGTGGAAAAGCTGCGCTACCACCGCCTCATCATCATGACTGACGCGGACGTTGACGGCGCGCACATCCGCACCCTGCTGCTCACGCTGCTGTACCGTCAGATGCCCGAGCTGGTGCAGCGCGGCTACGTGTACATCGCGCAGCCGCCGCTCTACAAGGTCAAAGTTGGCCGCGAAGAGCGCTATCTGAAGGATGACCAGGAAGAAGCGCAGTTCATGCTGACGCTCGCCCTGAAGGACGCCGAGATCATCTCGGGCGGCAACATCATCCGCGGCGAAGAACTGAACGACCTGGCGCGCCAGTACGTGGCGGCCGACGGCGTCATCGCCCGCCTGTCGCGCGTGTTCGACGTGGGCGCGCTGTCGGCCATGGCCGAAGGCGTCGAGATCAACCTGGAAACCGCCGAGGCCGCCGCGGACTCCGCCAAGCGGCTGGCCGACGCCATGCGCGATCCCATCAACGGCAATGGCGTTGAAGTCGTCCCGCAATTCGACGAAGCCACCGAGCGCCATCGCCTGTCCGTGCAGCGCATGCACCACGGCAACGTGCGCGTCAGCATCATCGACGCCGACTTCATCAATGGCTCGGATTACGCCATCCTGTCCAAGGCCGCCAAGAGCTTCCTGGGCAAGGTCGGCGCGCGTTCGATGGCCGCTCGCGGTGAAGGCGACAAGCGCAAGGAACAGCCCGTATCCGACTTCCGCGAAGCCATGCAGTGGCTGCGCAGCGAAGCCGACCGCAGCATCTCCAAGCAGCGCTACAAGGGTCTGGGTGAAATGAACCCCGAGCAGCTGTGGGAAACCACGATGGACCCGAAGGTGCGCCGCCTGTTGCGCGTGCAGATCGAGGACGCCATTGCGGCGGACGAGGTCTTCACCACGCTGATGGGCGACGACGTCGAACCGCGCCGCAACTTCATCGAAACGCACGCGCTGTCGGCGGGCAACATCGACGCTTGATCTTGTTGGATCCCGCGAATACCTAGTTTTTCCCGGGAGTTCTGGCGTTCGTAATAGGGGCTGCTTTTGCAGCCCCTTTTTCTTTGGTTCTCGGCAGTTCAAGCCGAAATTCCCTGCCAGCCGAGCGGTTCCAGATTTCGCCATTGCTCAGGTGAAAAACCGCCCTGCCTCCCAACCACGCGGGCATCGCTGGAATCCCCATCAACGGGTCCGCGCATGACATCCGCCGCTGCGCGCTGATTATCCATAAATATGGATAGTTATTCCAATCTTGCAGGGTTTATTCATTATCCCCGCACGCCTACAGTACCTCCATGCGCAGTCAACACGGCGATTCAGGAGACTCCCCTCCCGAGCCGGCTGACTGAAAACTTCCTCATCAGGTAATGGAGCTCATCATGAATCAGCAACTCAACGGCAAGATTGCACTCGTCACCGGCGGCACCACGGGCATCGGTCTGGCGACCGCTCAGGAATTGGCCGCGCAAGGTGCGCGCGTCTTCATCACCGGCCGCCGCCAGGCCGAACTCGATGCCGCCGTGGCCAGCATCGGCGGCGCGGCAACGGGCATCCGTGCCGACGCGTCGGTGCTGAGCGACCTGGACAACGTCTACGCGCAGATCGCCAAGAGCGCCGGCAAGCTCGACATCCTGTTCGCCAACGCGGGCGGCGGCGACATGATGCCGCTGGGCGCGATCACGGAAGAGCACTTCGATCGCATCTTCGGCACCAATGTGCGCGGCACGTTGTTTACCGTGCAAAAGGCCTTGCCGCTGCTGGTCGATGGCGCTTCGGTAATCCTGACGGCGTCGACCGTATCGATCCAGGGCACGGAAAATTTCAGCGTGTATAGCGCCAGCAAGGCGGCGGTGCGCAACTTCGCGCGCTCGTGGGCGTTGGATCTGAAGCCGCGCGGCATCCGCGTGAACGTCGTCAGCCCCGGTCCGATCCGCACGCCGGGCCTGGGCGGTCTGGTTCCCGACGAAGCCCGCCAGGGGCTGTTCGATCATCTGGCCGCGCAGGTGCCGCTGGGCCGGCTGGGCGAACCGCAAGAGATCGGCAAGGCCGTGGCGTTTCTGGCTTCAGACGCAGCGAGCTTCGTCAACGGCATCGAGCTGTTTGTCGACGGCGGGATGGCGCAGGTCTGAACGCATCGCGCTTCCGATCGCGACTTCTCAACATGAAATTCTTGACTCATTGCGTATTGGCGCTGGCTGCGATGTGCAGCGCGCCTTATGCGCACGCACAGGAAACATCACCAATGAAACCCGACACGCACGACGCCGCCGATGTGGCGCAACGCTTGATCGACATCCATTTTTCGATATGGAACGACGCAAGCGCCCAATCCCGCGAACTGAAGTTTGACCAGGTGTACACGCAAGATTTCTTCGTGGCCGATCAAAGCGGTGTCGCCGCAGGTTATGCAGAGGTAAACCGCCTGATCGAGCAGTTGCAAGGCACCCATGTCGGATTCCAGTTCACGCCAGCTCCAATCACTTGGAATCATGGTCTCGGCCGCGTGGTCTGGAGCTATGGTCCGCGCGGCAATCCGGACCAGGTGCACGGAGAGGATATCTTCACCATCAAAGACGGCAAGCTTGCGAGCGCCCACGTCTTTCTCGATCGTCCGTAAGTGAGATACGCATCATGAAACTACTGGCTTCTTGCCTCATGGCGATTGGCGTTCTGACAGGTGGCGCATCGCAGGCGGCTGGCATCCGCGT
The DNA window shown above is from Achromobacter spanius and carries:
- the dnaA gene encoding chromosomal replication initiator protein DnaA, with amino-acid sequence MKEFWQTCVSRLEQELPPQQISAWIRPLVPLAYDETQAVLRVAAPNRFKLDWVRKNFSHQIEALAAEWFKRPVQVLFELPTQGTAPRMPVAPVRAQQPAQQPHPSAAPPSGAAPPVTVTVTTAPPAPATTVAAQAVNADAANIVYERSRLNTDLTFENFVTGKANQLARAAALQVAENPGTSYNPLFLYGGVGLGKTHLIHAIGNAMVAAGTGVRVRYVHADQYVSDVVKAYQRKAFDDFKRYYHSLDLLLIDDIQFFSGKNRTQEEFFYAFEAMVAQRKQIIITSDTYPKELSGIDSRLISRFDSGLTVAIEPPELEMRVAILLRKAESEGVPMPEEVAFFIAKHLRSNVRELEGALRKVLAYARFHGRDVLTVDVCKEALKDLLSVSNGQITVENIQKTVADFYKIKVADMYSKRRPANIALPRQVAMYLAKELTQKSLPEIGDLFGGRDHTTVLHAVRKISDARAKQAELNHTLHVLEQTLKG
- the dnaN gene encoding DNA polymerase III subunit beta, with amino-acid sequence MQLVQTTRDALLKPLSTVAGIVERRHTLPILANILMRKEGNKVAFIATDLEVQITTHADFGVGQDNESTTVAARKLLDILKALPDTGDVRLALASNKLSVQSAKSRFALQTLAASEFPTVAQPEQWDVSLTMPQRTLRHLFNMVHFAMAQQDIRYYLNGMLLVFEPGRVRAVATDGHRLAHCSTEADGIAERHEVIVPRKTVLEMQRLLEDSDETVSIDVAPGQIRFRFGDVELVSKLVEGKFPDFTRVIPTNYSRHFLVGREALQGSLQRAAILTTDKFKGVRLQLAQNQMKISSSNAEQEEAQEEIDIDYSHEALDVGFNVGYLLDVLANVKVDNIQWSVMPDANASALITLPEDDQFKYVVMPMRI
- the gyrB gene encoding DNA topoisomerase (ATP-hydrolyzing) subunit B, which codes for MSDQQNTTPETSGYGADSIKMLKGLEAVRKRPGMYIGDTSDGTGLHHMVFEVVDNAIDEALAGYCDDIVVTIHTDNSISVTDNGRGIPTDIHKDDEFHRSAAEIVMTELHAGGKFDQNSYKVSGGLHGVGVSCVNALSEWLRLTIRRNGEVHQMEFRQGERVAPLAVTGTTDKRGTEVRFLADPIIFNNIEYHYEILSKRLRELSFLNNGVKIRLIDQRQGKEENFAFSGGVKGFVEYINRAKTVLHPNVFSVSTESAAGGVSVGVEVAMQWNDSYSESVLCFTNNIPQRDGGSHLTGLRAAMTRIINKYITDNELAKKAKVETSGDDMREGLACVLSVKVPEPKFSSQTKDKLVSSEVRPAVEEAVARTLETWLLEHPNDAKALCNKIVEAARAREAARKAREMTRRKSVLEGAGLPGKLADCQEKDPALCELYIVEGDSAGGSAKQGRDRKFQAILPLRGKVLNVEKARFDRLIASEQIATLITALGTSIGPDFNVEKLRYHRLIIMTDADVDGAHIRTLLLTLLYRQMPELVQRGYVYIAQPPLYKVKVGREERYLKDDQEEAQFMLTLALKDAEIISGGNIIRGEELNDLARQYVAADGVIARLSRVFDVGALSAMAEGVEINLETAEAAADSAKRLADAMRDPINGNGVEVVPQFDEATERHRLSVQRMHHGNVRVSIIDADFINGSDYAILSKAAKSFLGKVGARSMAARGEGDKRKEQPVSDFREAMQWLRSEADRSISKQRYKGLGEMNPEQLWETTMDPKVRRLLRVQIEDAIAADEVFTTLMGDDVEPRRNFIETHALSAGNIDA
- a CDS encoding SDR family NAD(P)-dependent oxidoreductase; this encodes MNQQLNGKIALVTGGTTGIGLATAQELAAQGARVFITGRRQAELDAAVASIGGAATGIRADASVLSDLDNVYAQIAKSAGKLDILFANAGGGDMMPLGAITEEHFDRIFGTNVRGTLFTVQKALPLLVDGASVILTASTVSIQGTENFSVYSASKAAVRNFARSWALDLKPRGIRVNVVSPGPIRTPGLGGLVPDEARQGLFDHLAAQVPLGRLGEPQEIGKAVAFLASDAASFVNGIELFVDGGMAQV
- a CDS encoding 4-hydroxythreonine-4-phosphate dehydrogenase, with the protein product MKPDTHDAADVAQRLIDIHFSIWNDASAQSRELKFDQVYTQDFFVADQSGVAAGYAEVNRLIEQLQGTHVGFQFTPAPITWNHGLGRVVWSYGPRGNPDQVHGEDIFTIKDGKLASAHVFLDRP